One Pantoea trifolii genomic region harbors:
- a CDS encoding efflux RND transporter periplasmic adaptor subunit codes for MLRHLPLLSVVCLLPVILTGCGEPSSAADDPRSRPPLIRTAKVEPAAGQSRAFTGIVAARFQSDLGFRVSGKVLERLIDKGQSVKRGQVLLRLDPADLALQVRAAEAAVTAAQARARQTSDDEKRYRGLVGSGAVSASSYSQIRAAADAARAELSAAQAQARVALNASQYAVLSADADGVVVDTLADAGQVVSAGQTVVRLARAGQREAMVSLPETLRPQVGSSATAILYGSGIENDARLRELSDSADAATRTYEARYVLSGAAAGAPLGSTVTLRIPESAAAQESWSVPLSAVWDAGRGAGVWLVEGKPAKVSWRAVTLLGISDDSARVSGQLQSGEQVAALGVHLLHEGEVVRTAMPGSQGATP; via the coding sequence ATGCTCCGGCATCTTCCGTTGTTGTCAGTCGTCTGTCTGCTGCCGGTCATTCTGACTGGCTGCGGCGAACCTTCATCAGCCGCTGACGATCCGCGCTCGCGGCCGCCACTTATCAGAACGGCTAAAGTCGAGCCTGCTGCGGGGCAATCGCGCGCTTTTACCGGCATCGTGGCAGCACGTTTTCAGAGCGACCTGGGTTTTCGCGTGTCGGGTAAGGTACTTGAGCGGCTAATCGATAAGGGGCAAAGCGTTAAACGCGGCCAAGTGCTGTTGAGGCTCGATCCCGCCGATCTCGCGTTGCAGGTCCGTGCAGCAGAGGCAGCGGTAACCGCTGCTCAGGCAAGGGCGCGCCAGACCAGTGATGATGAGAAACGTTATCGAGGATTGGTGGGTTCTGGCGCGGTCTCTGCATCGTCTTACAGTCAAATTCGTGCAGCTGCAGATGCCGCGCGTGCCGAGCTGAGTGCGGCGCAGGCGCAGGCTCGCGTGGCGTTAAATGCCTCGCAATATGCCGTACTGAGCGCTGATGCAGATGGCGTGGTGGTCGATACGCTGGCCGATGCAGGCCAGGTGGTTAGCGCCGGCCAGACTGTGGTGCGCCTCGCCCGCGCCGGTCAGCGTGAAGCGATGGTTAGTCTGCCTGAGACGCTGCGGCCGCAGGTTGGATCATCCGCCACGGCGATCCTCTACGGCAGTGGGATCGAGAACGATGCCAGGCTGCGCGAATTGTCTGACTCGGCTGATGCGGCAACACGTACCTACGAAGCACGCTATGTGCTGAGCGGTGCCGCCGCCGGTGCTCCGCTGGGTTCAACCGTTACTTTGCGTATCCCGGAGTCTGCGGCGGCGCAAGAATCATGGTCAGTACCGCTCAGTGCGGTGTGGGATGCGGGACGCGGTGCTGGCGTCTGGCTGGTGGAGGGTAAGCCCGCCAAAGTCAGCTGGCGTGCCGTGACGCTACTCGGCATCAGCGACGACAGTGCGCGCGTGTCAGGTCAGCTGCAGAGTGGGGAACAGGTGGCTGCGCTAGGTGTGCATCTGCTGCATGAAGGCGAAGTCGTGCGCACCGCAATGCCTGGGTCGCAAGGAGCCACGCCATGA
- a CDS encoding biofilm development regulator YmgB/AriR family protein, whose product MQQNTIESDLQTYLQSTGDQYSQEKEVIGIIVKSLIAESGRVTNKAIILSLIAELESATDIEQLDVLRNCLEIVVGHTPNEDD is encoded by the coding sequence ATGCAGCAGAATACAATCGAGTCAGACCTTCAAACCTATTTACAAAGCACTGGTGACCAGTATTCACAGGAAAAAGAAGTTATTGGTATCATTGTGAAGTCTTTGATCGCAGAGAGTGGAAGAGTGACGAATAAGGCTATTATTTTGAGCCTGATAGCGGAGCTGGAAAGCGCCACCGACATCGAGCAACTTGATGTGCTACGCAACTGCCTTGAAATTGTTGTGGGCCATACGCCTAATGAAGACGACTAA
- a CDS encoding phenolic acid decarboxylase translates to MESGTLNDISKDLSAFVGTHFVYTYDNGWKYEWYARNDHTCDYRIHQGLVGGRWVTNQEMNAVQFAPGIYKVDWHEPTGTCVSLLFDIERKVIHGTIFFPQWIAGEGQHPEKTICYQNEFIEDMHRFRDEGPAYPYVVIPEFARVTYMKNEGADNNSVINMPPGQLPDDFFDGK, encoded by the coding sequence ATGGAATCGGGAACGTTAAACGATATATCCAAAGATTTGTCTGCGTTTGTAGGTACACACTTTGTATATACCTATGATAATGGATGGAAATACGAATGGTATGCAAGAAACGATCATACCTGTGATTACCGTATACATCAGGGACTCGTCGGTGGAAGATGGGTAACCAATCAGGAGATGAATGCGGTACAGTTCGCGCCTGGAATCTATAAAGTGGACTGGCATGAACCAACCGGAACCTGTGTGAGCTTACTGTTTGATATTGAAAGAAAAGTTATTCATGGAACCATCTTTTTTCCACAGTGGATCGCGGGGGAAGGTCAGCATCCTGAAAAAACGATCTGTTATCAGAATGAATTTATTGAAGATATGCATCGTTTTCGTGACGAGGGTCCAGCATATCCCTATGTTGTGATACCCGAATTTGCGCGGGTCACGTATATGAAAAATGAAGGAGCAGACAATAATAGTGTTATTAATATGCCACCTGGGCAACTCCCGGACGATTTCTTCGACGGTAAATGA
- a CDS encoding LysR family transcriptional regulator codes for MPVNFDLNDLYAFRALVEYSNFRLAAESICLSQSALSRRIEKLESALGIKLFDRTTRRVTLTLYGQTFAERSDQLLANVEMVLADIDKVSQDRLGLVTVATVPSAAYYFMPGVIRRFQTRYPRVRVKIIDSSAGNVIEAVASGQADFGICFARDLQANIEFLPLTGDAYVAACRRDHPLASKKNLTWREFYQQDYIELDKTSGNRNLLDKLLEHIIPERPSICETRHVTTMLGMVEAGIGIAAVPAMSMPMSEHSVLTQVALTEPVVKRTVGLIRRSGRMQSYVAAELEKLITEQYHVVLPAV; via the coding sequence ATGCCTGTAAACTTTGATCTCAACGATCTTTATGCCTTCCGTGCACTGGTTGAATACAGTAATTTTCGGCTTGCGGCAGAGTCCATCTGCCTTTCTCAATCAGCATTAAGCCGCAGAATTGAAAAGCTGGAATCGGCGTTAGGTATCAAGCTATTCGACAGAACCACCCGGCGTGTCACGCTAACACTTTATGGTCAGACTTTTGCTGAACGTTCAGATCAGTTACTGGCGAATGTGGAAATGGTATTAGCGGATATCGATAAGGTCAGTCAGGATCGGTTGGGACTGGTCACCGTTGCTACGGTACCCTCGGCAGCTTACTATTTCATGCCCGGTGTCATCCGCCGTTTCCAGACACGCTATCCACGAGTACGCGTGAAAATTATTGATAGCAGCGCAGGTAATGTCATTGAAGCGGTAGCCAGTGGTCAGGCAGACTTCGGCATCTGTTTTGCGAGAGATCTGCAAGCTAATATCGAATTTCTACCCTTGACGGGCGATGCCTACGTAGCGGCCTGCAGGCGTGATCATCCACTAGCCAGTAAAAAAAACCTGACCTGGCGAGAGTTTTATCAGCAGGATTATATTGAGCTGGATAAGACCTCCGGGAACCGCAATCTGCTAGATAAGCTGCTGGAACACATCATTCCTGAGCGCCCCAGTATCTGCGAAACCCGTCATGTGACCACCATGCTGGGTATGGTTGAAGCGGGTATCGGCATTGCTGCCGTGCCCGCTATGTCGATGCCGATGTCAGAGCATTCAGTGTTAACACAGGTTGCACTGACTGAGCCGGTGGTAAAGCGTACGGTTGGCTTGATCAGGCGCAGTGGCCGTATGCAGTCCTATGTGGCAGCTGAGTTAGAGAAGTTGATTACTGAACAGTATCATGTTGTTTTACCGGCAGTTTAG
- a CDS encoding substrate-binding domain-containing protein: MQKIHRSLVSTLLFISVSFSVSAKDVTVMISGGFKAALEKLAPQFEAKSGNKIILISGPSMGKTPQAIPARLARGENADVVIMVGDALNNLEKDNWLQPGSRVELADSSIGMVVKQGEPKPVIKTDADLRNTLLQAQSIAYSDSASGRYVSSHLFKKLGIEDKVESKAHMIERIPVASEVAKGHYAIGFQQVSELLPVPGVAFIGELPEDVQYVTRFAGAVTAKAKNGQEGKALLNFLSSAEAQNTLRATGLRSVTTKLPVKQHDTVQ, from the coding sequence ATGCAAAAAATACATCGTTCACTTGTCTCCACGCTGTTATTTATTTCCGTTAGTTTTTCAGTGTCAGCCAAAGACGTCACCGTCATGATTTCGGGTGGATTCAAAGCGGCGCTGGAAAAACTGGCCCCACAATTTGAAGCCAAAAGCGGCAACAAGATTATTTTGATATCCGGCCCCTCAATGGGGAAGACGCCTCAGGCTATTCCGGCGCGCCTGGCGCGCGGTGAGAATGCGGATGTGGTGATTATGGTGGGTGATGCGTTGAACAATCTGGAAAAGGATAACTGGCTTCAGCCGGGTTCGCGCGTGGAATTAGCCGACTCTTCAATTGGTATGGTGGTCAAACAAGGTGAGCCAAAACCGGTTATCAAAACGGATGCAGATCTGCGCAATACTCTCTTGCAAGCCCAATCTATTGCTTATTCTGACAGTGCCAGCGGCCGCTATGTCAGCAGTCATCTATTTAAAAAACTGGGCATTGAAGACAAGGTGGAATCAAAAGCGCATATGATAGAGCGCATTCCGGTCGCGTCCGAAGTGGCTAAAGGCCACTATGCTATCGGTTTCCAGCAAGTGAGTGAATTGCTGCCTGTGCCGGGCGTCGCCTTTATTGGTGAACTGCCTGAAGATGTGCAATACGTTACCCGTTTTGCCGGTGCGGTGACCGCCAAAGCAAAAAACGGGCAGGAGGGCAAAGCGTTACTGAACTTCCTCTCTTCGGCAGAGGCGCAAAATACCCTTCGCGCTACCGGGTTGCGATCTGTGACGACTAAACTGCCGGTAAAACAACATGATACTGTTCAGTAA
- a CDS encoding TetR/AcrR family transcriptional regulator, whose protein sequence is MTEKKNAAAIRGPSDHTIRDQIVAAAMEYFSHYGFEKTTVSDLARSIGFSKAYIYKFFGSKQEIGEVICASCLADITERLNAALEKSPSATEKIRQLFQTLAVAGCELFFRERRLYDIAAASSREHWPAAVQYEAALRERVLAILLEGRTAGEFERKTPLDETAMAVYLVLRPLADPLQLQISLDTAGEDANQLAALVLRSLTP, encoded by the coding sequence ATGACAGAGAAAAAAAATGCCGCCGCCATCCGTGGGCCATCCGATCACACCATCCGCGATCAGATTGTGGCTGCTGCAATGGAATACTTTAGCCATTACGGCTTTGAGAAAACCACCGTATCCGACCTCGCACGATCCATAGGCTTCTCCAAAGCCTATATTTATAAGTTTTTCGGTTCTAAGCAGGAGATTGGTGAAGTCATCTGCGCCAGTTGCCTTGCAGATATTACTGAACGGCTAAACGCTGCGCTGGAGAAATCGCCTTCGGCTACGGAAAAAATAAGGCAATTGTTTCAGACGCTTGCTGTGGCGGGCTGTGAACTGTTTTTCCGCGAGCGTCGACTGTATGACATTGCCGCCGCCTCATCACGTGAGCACTGGCCTGCTGCGGTGCAATATGAAGCTGCACTGCGTGAAAGGGTGCTCGCCATCCTGCTTGAAGGACGCACGGCGGGGGAATTTGAGCGGAAAACACCGCTAGATGAAACCGCGATGGCCGTATATTTGGTACTCAGACCTCTTGCCGATCCATTACAGCTGCAAATCTCACTGGATACTGCCGGAGAAGATGCAAATCAATTAGCTGCATTGGTGCTGAGAAGTCTCACACCGTAG
- a CDS encoding efflux RND transporter permease subunit — translation MSRNRFNLSALAVRERSVTLFLIILVTVAGVMAFLGLGRAEDPPFTVKQLTVITAWPGATAQEMQDQVAEPLEKRLQELKWYDRTETYTRPGMAYTMLSLQDSTPPSEVQEQFYQARKKISDEARNLPAGVIGPMVNDEFSDVVFALYALKAKDEPQRYLARDAEKLRQQLLHVAGVKKVTITGEQAERIYVSFSSDRLATLGITPEQIFNALNGQNALAPAGSIQTRGPEVFIRLDGALDTLEKIRNTPVVSGNHTLRLVDVAKVERGYVDPPDFLIRNEGEPALMLSVVMREGWNGLELGKALEKEVRDINSDMPLGMTLTNVSDQAVNIRSAVDEFMVKFFVALLVVMVVCFVSMGWRVGIVVAAAVPLTLAVVFVVMAATGKNFDRITLGSLILALGLLVDDAIIAIEMMVVKMEEGYDRIKASAYAWSHTAAPMLAGTLVTAIGFMPNGFAQSTAGEYTSNMFWIVGIALIASWGVAVLFTPYLGVKMLPDIKPVAGGHAAIYNTRHYNRFRRLLTKVIAQKWWVAGAVIGCFVLAIMGMGLVKKQFFPTSDRPEVLVEVQMPYGTSIGQTSLTTARIEQWLKKQKETRTVTAYIGQGAPRFYLAMAPELPDPSFAKIVVLTNGEHDRDALKQRLREAAADGLAPEAQVRVTQLVFGPYSPFPVAYRVMGPDPDVLRQLAAKVKVLMQTSAMMRTVNTDWGSRVPVMHFRLDQDRLQAMGLTPAGAARQLQFLLSGAPITAIREDIRSVEVTGRAAGEVRLDPARLDALTLAGSDGQRIPLSQLGETEIRMEDPLLRRRDRTPTITVRGDIADGLQPPDVSTALSRELQPFIASLPPGYRIEQAGSIEESGKATQAMLPLFPIMIALTLLIIILQVRSMAAMVMVFLTAPLGLVGVVPMLLLFQQPFGINALVGLIALSGILMRNTLILIGQIHQNQREGHDPFTAIVEATVQRARPVLLTALAAILAFIPLTHSVFWGTLAYTLIGGTLGGTIMTLVFLPAMYAIWFRIR, via the coding sequence ATGAGTCGCAACCGCTTTAATCTGTCGGCGCTAGCAGTGCGAGAACGATCAGTAACGCTGTTCCTGATCATTCTTGTTACGGTCGCAGGCGTAATGGCCTTCCTCGGATTAGGACGCGCGGAAGATCCCCCGTTCACCGTCAAGCAGCTGACGGTCATCACCGCCTGGCCCGGCGCCACCGCGCAGGAGATGCAGGATCAAGTGGCCGAGCCGCTGGAGAAGCGGCTGCAGGAGCTGAAGTGGTACGACCGTACCGAGACCTATACCCGTCCCGGAATGGCCTACACCATGCTGTCCCTTCAGGACAGCACGCCGCCATCTGAAGTGCAGGAGCAGTTTTACCAGGCGCGCAAAAAAATCAGCGATGAGGCCCGCAACCTGCCGGCGGGTGTGATCGGGCCGATGGTGAACGATGAATTCTCGGATGTGGTTTTTGCCCTTTATGCATTGAAAGCAAAGGATGAACCGCAGCGATATCTGGCCCGCGATGCCGAAAAACTCCGCCAGCAGCTGCTGCACGTTGCGGGTGTAAAAAAAGTGACCATTACTGGTGAACAGGCAGAACGTATTTATGTCTCCTTTTCCAGCGATCGCCTCGCTACGCTGGGCATCACACCGGAACAGATATTTAACGCCCTGAACGGGCAGAATGCCCTGGCACCTGCCGGCTCGATACAAACGCGCGGGCCCGAGGTGTTTATCCGCCTTGACGGCGCGCTGGATACGCTCGAAAAAATCCGCAATACGCCGGTCGTCTCCGGTAACCACACGCTGCGGCTTGTCGACGTGGCCAAGGTCGAACGTGGCTATGTCGATCCGCCCGATTTCCTCATCCGTAATGAGGGTGAACCCGCGCTGATGCTGAGCGTGGTGATGAGAGAAGGCTGGAACGGACTTGAGCTGGGTAAGGCGCTGGAAAAAGAGGTCCGTGACATAAATAGCGACATGCCGCTGGGCATGACGCTTACCAACGTTTCCGATCAGGCGGTTAACATCCGTTCGGCTGTCGATGAGTTCATGGTGAAGTTCTTCGTGGCTCTGCTGGTGGTGATGGTGGTGTGTTTTGTGAGCATGGGCTGGCGCGTGGGTATCGTGGTTGCTGCCGCGGTTCCGCTGACGCTTGCCGTGGTGTTTGTGGTGATGGCCGCCACGGGAAAAAACTTTGACCGCATCACGCTGGGTTCACTCATCCTCGCACTGGGCTTACTGGTTGATGACGCCATCATTGCGATAGAGATGATGGTGGTGAAGATGGAAGAGGGCTATGACCGCATCAAAGCATCGGCTTACGCCTGGAGCCATACGGCCGCGCCGATGCTCGCCGGCACGCTGGTTACCGCGATTGGCTTCATGCCCAACGGCTTCGCACAATCCACCGCAGGTGAATACACCAGCAATATGTTCTGGATCGTGGGGATTGCCCTGATTGCCTCGTGGGGGGTGGCCGTGCTGTTTACGCCTTATCTGGGCGTGAAAATGCTGCCGGATATCAAGCCGGTGGCGGGTGGTCACGCGGCAATCTACAACACTCGCCACTACAATCGCTTCAGACGGCTGCTGACCAAAGTCATCGCGCAGAAGTGGTGGGTGGCAGGCGCGGTGATTGGCTGCTTTGTGCTGGCGATCATGGGCATGGGGCTGGTGAAAAAACAGTTCTTCCCAACATCCGATCGTCCTGAGGTGCTGGTTGAAGTGCAAATGCCTTACGGCACCTCCATAGGGCAGACTAGCCTGACCACGGCGCGGATTGAGCAATGGCTAAAAAAGCAAAAAGAAACCCGCACGGTAACCGCCTATATCGGGCAGGGCGCACCGCGTTTCTATCTGGCGATGGCGCCGGAGCTGCCGGATCCCTCATTTGCCAAAATCGTGGTGCTGACCAATGGCGAGCACGACCGCGATGCACTAAAACAGCGTCTGCGAGAAGCGGCGGCTGATGGGCTCGCGCCAGAAGCGCAGGTGCGCGTCACGCAGCTGGTTTTTGGTCCCTATTCGCCTTTTCCGGTCGCTTACCGGGTGATGGGGCCCGATCCAGACGTGCTGCGTCAGCTGGCCGCGAAGGTGAAAGTGCTGATGCAGACCAGCGCGATGATGCGCACCGTCAACACCGACTGGGGTTCACGTGTGCCGGTAATGCATTTCAGGCTGGATCAAGATCGACTGCAGGCCATGGGGCTGACGCCTGCTGGTGCGGCTCGTCAGCTGCAGTTCCTGCTGAGCGGTGCACCTATTACGGCGATTCGTGAAGATATCCGCTCAGTGGAAGTGACCGGCCGGGCAGCAGGAGAGGTGCGCCTCGATCCCGCGCGCCTTGACGCTTTGACGCTGGCCGGATCTGATGGCCAGCGCATTCCGCTATCCCAATTGGGTGAGACTGAAATCCGCATGGAAGATCCGTTGCTACGTCGCCGCGATAGGACGCCAACGATAACCGTGCGCGGCGATATTGCCGACGGATTGCAGCCACCGGATGTCTCTACCGCGTTGAGCCGGGAACTCCAGCCATTCATCGCATCATTGCCGCCGGGATACCGCATTGAACAGGCGGGCTCGATTGAGGAGTCGGGTAAAGCAACCCAAGCGATGCTCCCGTTGTTCCCGATCATGATTGCCCTGACGCTGCTAATCATCATCCTGCAGGTGCGTTCCATGGCAGCGATGGTGATGGTGTTTTTGACCGCACCGCTGGGGCTGGTTGGCGTTGTGCCCATGCTGCTGCTGTTCCAGCAGCCCTTCGGCATCAATGCGCTGGTCGGGCTGATCGCGCTGTCAGGAATTCTTATGCGCAACACGCTGATTCTGATCGGACAAATACATCAGAATCAGCGGGAAGGCCACGATCCCTTCACGGCTATCGTCGAGGCAACGGTGCAGCGTGCCCGGCCAGTTCTCCTGACAGCGCTAGCAGCGATTCTGGCATTTATTCCACTCACGCACTCTGTGTTCTGGGGCACGTTGGCTTACACGCTCATTGGTGGGACGTTGGGTGGCACCATCATGACGCTGGTGTTTTTACCGGCGATGTATGCCATCTGGTTCCGTATCAGGTAG